The region TGCTCACACCGAACGTGGCGCTGATGTGCTACAAGAAGTGTTGCATCATTTAGGAGAGGATATCTGTATCGTTGAAAAGCCTCCCCTCATGGAGGGTCGCTATATGTCAATGTCCTTGGCTCCTAAATCGGGGAAAAAGTAGATCATTTTTATAAAAGAATAGAAGAGGTTAATCATGGCAAGTAAAGTCAAAAAGCATAAGGTTAAGAGCCGTAAGGCTGCAGCCAGTCGTTATAGCGTTACCGGCAGTGGAAAAAAGGTCAAGTTTAGACCACAGGGAATGCGTCACATTCTTACGAAAAAGCCTTCTTCTCGTAAGAGAAAATTGCGCCAGAAGACAGTCATGTCTGGAAATATCATGAAGAAAATTAAGGTGATGATGCCTTACTAAAACGCATTGTAGGAGAGAGCAAAATGCCAAGAGCAGTCGATGGAACTCGTCGTAAGAATCGAAGAAATAAAATTTTAAAGCAGGCCAAGGGCTACTGGGGTACACGTAGCAAGTTGCACCGTGTAGCAAAAACTCAGCTCATGAAGTCTGGGATCTATGCTTATCGCGATCGTCGTGCAAAAAAGAGAGACTTCCGCTCCTTATGGATCGCCCGTATCTCTGCTGGTGCACGCTCGCAAGATATGAGCTACTCACGCTTTATGGATGGCTTGAAAAAGGCTAATATCCAACTTAATCGCAAAGCCTTATCCAACCTCTTGATTGAAGATGCAAAAGCATTTGAATCACTTGTGGTTGAGGCAAAAAAGGCACTAGCCTAAAATCCAAAATAGGGTGTACTTGCCTAACAAAACATGTGCACCTTTGGGGAGAAGAGAGTTATGGTAACATTAGAACAAGTAGAGCAACTGGAGGCAAAAGTTCAACAAGTTGTCGCGATTGTCGAGGAGTTGCGTAGTGAAAACGAGCGCATTCGTTTAGAGAAAAAGCAACTTGAGTCTGACTTCAATGTCTTACGTGAGCGCTATGAGGCAGTTACTTCTAAGGCTGGAGCTTTAGAAGGTGCACAGTTGATGGTGGAAAAGGGCATCATGGATGCTATCGGGTTGCTCGATGAGGCTAGTCGGTCGTATGAGGATAATGTGGAGCTCAAAGACGAGCCTACCCCTTACATTACTCCTCAAAATGATGAGCAATCCTCTGGTGAGTCTCACCATCATTAGTTGTGAATGGATGTTCATCTCTACACGATTCACTTACTTGGGGTGAGTCTTACGGTTAAAACGACGGAGGATATCGACTATCTGCGTAAGTTAGAAAAATCGTTGTTGGATGCTACGGTTGATGTACAAGAAAATTTGGGCATTCAAGATCCTATTTCGGTAGCAATCATGGCTGGATTTTTTTTGTCTGATCAGCTCCATAAAAAAGAGGATCTCTCCGTTGATAGTAGAGAGGAACGGATGATTCAGGATAAAATTTTGCGTATGTCAAAGTTAATGGATCGTATTTTAAAGTAAAATTGTTGTTCCTGTGGCGTGCGACAGGGGAGTATATTCACTTGCACAAAAATATCCTAAGGGTTTTTCAGATTAAAATGGAGAAAACGTTGGTATTGTCTGACGTTGACACGTTTTTGCGAGAACCCACTTGAAATAAAGCTTCAAGTTGGATTTTACTCTTCATCGGCGCTATGGGGTTTTTTGTAACTTACTTCTTCCAAGGTTAATCCATGGGGAAGTGCTGTTGGACCGGTCATGGCTTTATCCTTATGTAAAAGCGCAAGCTTGATACGCTGATAGTTTGTCTCAAAGGCGATCGGTTCGATGATAGTTCCGACAATTTGTCTAACCATATTCATTAAAAATGCATTGCCACGGATATAAAAGTGAATTTGATTATGCACCGCAATAAATTGCGCACTATAGATGGTGCGAATTTTTGTTTTGTTCATATCTTTGCTGCTACAAAATGCGGTAAAATCATGTGTACCAACAAATAGGTCAGCAAGAATATTGATGTTTGATAAGGATAAAGCATGGCGAATAATCGTGATATTGGGTTGCGTTGGCATTAATCCTTCTTGGGCTGCGATGCGGTAACAGTAGAGACGCGAGGTTGCATCTCGTCGGGGATTAAAGAGAAGCGGAACTTCTTCGCTGTGAAGTACTTGTAAATCGTGAGGAAGCTTAGGATTAAGAATATGTGGATATTTGTGTACGGGGATGTTATTTTTTTTCATACTAAAGGCGACAACCTGCCCGTTTGCATGAACGCCAGCATCGGTACGTCCGGCAGCTTGGATGCGTTCGACGGGAAAAGGCAACGTACGAATGGCGCGATAGAGCACCGATTCGACGCTACGCCCAATAGGTTGTTCTTGCCATCCACAAAACTGTGCGCCATTGTAGGCGATAATGAGTTTTATTCTTTGGATAATTCGTGCTCCAACGATTCGACTTCGGCCTTGATTGCAGCATAGAGCGATCGAGCTAAATCTAGGATATCTTTAGGTTTAGACTTACTTGCCTTGCCACTACCAACAATCTTACTAATGATTGTTTTGACGCTGTTAAGTGAAATAAGGCGTGCTTCTGGATTATTGCGCTGTCCATATTTAAATTCAAGTAATCCCGCTAAATATAAGACACCGTCAAAGCCAAAATTATTGTCTTGGTCTGGCCCCTGAAAGCTCAGTTTGGTGAAGCCCTGCGATGTCGTCTCCTCCAGTTCGCATGAATATCGATAATAAAACGCCGCTTTTCGGTAGAGCATGGCAGAGAGCTGTTGGGACGTCTCTTCTTTTTCTGGATCTTCTTGGGCAAGATAGCTGGCAAGCCAAGCGCCACGGAGGGTAACGAGGGCTTGCTTGAATATGGGTATCATCTCTGGGGCGGCTTGCTCGTAGACAAAGAGCGCGATGAGATAACTGGCGATGCCTTCTTCCAGGCGTCTTGGTTCATCAAAATTGAGTGGCCCTAGAATGGATTCGGCCATTTCATAGGCACGTTTTTGTTCGTGCATGAGCAATTGTTTACTCATTTTGAGTTTAAAATTTTGCCAATCGGGGGTAAATGCAGTAAAGTGACAGCTAGAGCAGTGTGGTAGGACATAGGTTAGGGGATAGATGGTACCAAATTTTTTGGTCTTTTCGTATTTACGGTGAAGCTCATCGGTTAAATCGCCGGCAATGAGTCGTCCAGATCCCGAGAGGAGCTCTTCTTTGATGACGGAATGACCACAAATGGGGCAAGTTAAGGGGTTTTTGGCAAAGTAGGTAACTTTTGGTATATCGCTCATGACTCTTTCTCTTTTATTTTAATAGTTATCTGGTTGACAATGATGTTATAATCATCGGGTAGTTGCGCAAGATTATTTAATTCTGGGCGTAAATTATAGAGGCCAGCTTGCGTAATTTGCTCCATATTGAGCTTGAGGGAGAGGACGTTAGGATTAATGGCATCGAAATTGTTGACTTTACTCTCAATGGTTATCTTTCCATAAAATAGATTAATATCTTCCAGTTCAAGATGCTCGGCGAGATTGAGAAGCGTTAAGGGGATTTCCAGTGTACGTTTAAATTGGAATTGGCTAATAATCTCAACTGTAAGCATGGTTTGATAATGCGAGAGCTCAATTTTTGGTTGATTAATATGGAGATCGATGGTGGTTTGAAGCGATTTTACTTGGTTACTGATATCGATGGGTTGGGTGCGAATGATATTGATGCGTTCCAGCATAGAGCGTGGTCCTTTGGCGATAACGCTATCGGGCTCTAGGATGAGCTTGCTCTGCATGAAGCCTTTGGCTGGCTGTCCTAGAAGCACTGGTTCGATGGGGATTAGCTTATCGATGATGGGTTCTAAGCGAATTTGCACCGTTGCCGGCTCCAAGTATAGACGCAGATCCTTAAGGTAGTGTCGCTGTACGGTTGGTGCAAGCTGAATGGGGTAGGAGTGTTCCCCCTCCTTGAATTCATCGATGATAAGGGAAAGCGCGATATTTCGTCGTTCAAATTGAGCGATATCTGCACGTCTTCCCTTTAGCGTTACTTTAACGGTGCTAGCATCTTGCTCTAAAACAACAACATCCTCAGGAAGGGTCAATTGAATGGGTAGGGAGAACGAGATCTGTTCGGAATCCAGCCCACGGTAGATAAAAAAAAAGAGCGTTGCGAGCAGAACGCTCACAACTTTTGCAAACATATCCTTAACGAAAAACTCTTTAAGTAGATTCGCTAATGCCATAGCTAGCTTAGGATACCCTTTACGACCATCTTTCCGTTCTCTTCCTCCATCACAAAGATGAGTGGCTTGCCAGCCATAAAGTCTTGCTTGCCAAACTTAGGGGTATTGCCAATAAAGATAAAACTTTTGTTAGAGATTTGCCAACCGCGCACCTCGTACTTTTCCCAGTCGTCAAAGAGACCAGCAACATCTTGGTAGGCGATCACTTCGATATCGTAACTATCGAGATAGTCGGCAAAGGTCTTGCCATTGGGTAAGACAAGATTGGCAACCGAGTTTCGATCTACGGCGATCATCGTCGTCATGTTGACAGGGGTGATGGAAAGATGTTCATCCATGGCTTTGCGGTCGCCACTCATGGCAGCTTTGAGGAATTCGATGCCAGCAGTTTTGGCGGCTTCTTTTGGATTGCTGATGGGATTTTTTACGATTCCAGGGCGAACGCTAGGCGCACCAAGATTGGCTTGTTGTGTCCGATCGTTTAAATCGCCTTGCCAAATTTCTAGCTGAATGCTGTGGATTTCAACTTTAGCTTTAGGATTGTTGGAGGAGCGTGCTAGGTAGAGATCGATATCCATTAACGAGATGGTGGAGCTATCTTTAAGCTCTAACCAATTACTGGTAACCTCACGACTACCGGTACGCCCCGCATTATCCCAGCCCAAAGAGAAGATCGGGCGTTGATCGTTGCCAAGGTTTACTCTGGCTTGAATGCTAAACGGTCCCGTCGCCTCTGGTACGCTATAGAAGACCTTGAGACGCCACTTTTGTGACTCATTTGCGGTGAGGGTGCTGTTGACATGCTGGAAGGTGGGGCTAGCGATACGACTCCATGCCGGATTTTGATCGTTACTGGATGAGATCGTTTTACTGCCTTGATAGAGAATTTGTTGATGCACCAATCGCTCGGTGGCGAAGAGGCTGGAGCTAAGGAGTAATAGGGTGATGGAACTCAATAATGTTAAGCGTTTCATACTTTTTATGTCGACCGCTTGCGTGGAAAAACTTGAACATCTAGTTCTATTAATTGATAAATTTCGATAAAATAAGACGAAATTCTCGAAAAAAGTGGGTAAGAGTCTAGGCAAGATGATGAATTTTTTTTATAGTAAAAAGAGCTACTTCTTCTGATATAGCGAATTTATATTTAAATGAAGGGAATCGAGATGAAACAGGTAGAGACATTGAAGAAACTTGCTAACTGGAAAAAGCGTTCGGGGCCAGTGGTCTTTGTGGTCATGGATGGCGTGGCCTACGGTAAGCGCAAAGAGGGTGATGCCGTCGCCAACGCGGTGATGGAGACCTTTGCCGAGCTCTCTAGCACTTGCCCGCTTGTCAAACTTAAAGCTCATGGTGAGGCCGTTGGTCTACCTAGCGACGAAGATATGGGGAATAGCGAGGTAGGTCATAACGCCTTTGGTGCAGGACGCATCTTTGCTCAAGGCGCGAAGTTGGTTAATAAGTCGCTCCAAGAGGGCTCGATGTTTAGCGGGAATACTTGGCAAGAGGCCATCAAGACCCAAGGCGTGCTACACTTTATCGGCCTCCTCTCCGATGGCGGTGTGCATAGCAATATCAAGCACCTTGAGGCGATGGTTAAGCAGGCTAAGATTGATGGCGTTAAAGTGGTGCGCATCCACGCACTTCTTGATGGGCGTGATGTCCCTGCCACCAGCGCTTTAGAGTATTTTGAGCCCTTTGAGGCGCTCCTTGCTGAACTCAATGCCGATGGAACATTCGATGCTAAGATCGCCAGTGGCGGTGGGCGCATGTATATCACGATGGATCGTTACAATGCCGATTGGCCGATGGTTGAGCGTGGTTGGCACACCCACGTCTTGGGTGAGGGGCGTCAATTTAGCTCTTCTGTCGAGGCGATTAAGACATTGCGCGCTGAAACCAGTGCCCTAGATCAAGATCTTCCTCCCTTTGTTATCGCTAAAGACGGCAAGGCTATCGGTACGGTGCAAGATGGCGATTCAGTGATCCTTTTTAATTACCGTGGCGATCGCGCGCTAGAAATCACCTCTGCCTTTGAGTCGGGCAATGATTTTCCTCATTTCGATCGTATCCGCGTCCCCAAGGTCTTCTACGCCGGCATGATGGAGTACGATGGCGATCTTCACGTACCCAAGCACTACTTGGTAACGCCCCCTGCAATCGATCGTACCCTTGCCGAGTTTCTCTGTGCGCTCAAGCTTAAGCAGTATAGCATTAGCGAAACGCAGAAATTTGGTCACATCACCTACTTCTTTAACGGGAACAAGAGCGGTAAGTTTGATGAAAATTTAGAAACTTATGTAGAAATTAAAGGCGATAACGTTCCCTTCGAGCAACGCCCTGCCATGAAGTGCGCCGAGATTACCGATGCGGTTTTAGAGGCAATCAATAGTAAAGAGTACGATTTCATCAAAATTAACTACCCCAATGGTGATATGGTCGGACACACCGGTAGCTATCAAGCTGCGGTTGCTAGCCTCGAGGCGATGGATCTCAATATTGGTCGTCTCAAGAAGGCGATTGAGGCAGTGGGTGGTATCCTCGTAGTCAGCGCCGATCATGGTAATGCCGATGAGATGTATGAGTTCAAAAAAGATGGTACCGTTGCCATGGAGAATGGCAAACCAAAGGCAAAGACGAGCCATTCGCTCAACCCCGTGCCGTTTATCATCTTCGATCCCACCTACCAAGGGGAGTACGATCTTAAACTCAAAGAGGGCTTAGGCATCTCACACGTTGCTGCCACCTTGATCAACCTCCTAGGCTACGAGGCGCCAAGCGACTACGACACGTCGATTATCACCTTGAAGTAACATGGTTTTATGAAGGAGATCCGCTTGTTATATGGATCTCCTTCATATACTTTTTATTTATTTTGATACTCAATATAAAAAGTTATGCATTGCGTAAGACGAACCCCGCCTTTTTTATCGCCTGTAAAATCTTCTTGGCGTGTCCTTCGCCATTAGTCTCTAGCACGATGTCGGTATCTTGGTAGCCAAATTTAAGATTGGCATGATTGCGGCTCTGGCTTACTGCGTAGATATTGGCATTGTATTGCTCAAAGATATGCATGAGCTCATGCAAATGGCTGGCGCGCTCCTCTAGTTCGACGGTGAAGCTAATGCGTCGTTTGGCTTGCATTAAGCCATAATCGACAATTTTAGAGAGCGTACTCAGATCCAAATTTCCCCCCGAGGTAATCAACGCCACTTGACGATAGCTCTTCTCAATTTTACCATGCATAAAGGCTGCCACGGCGACGGCTCCTGCGCCCTCTACGAGAATTTGATGGTGCTCTAAGAGTTGCATAATTGCCTGCTTAATCTCATCCTCATTCACCAAAACTAGAGCATCTAGGTAGCGAGAGAGTAGTTCGTAGGTCGCCTCACCGGGGCGCTTTACGGCAATACCATCGGCAAGGGTTTTTACTGAATCTAGGGTACAAATACGTGATTGTTGAAAACTTTCGTTAAAACTGGCTGCGCCTTCGGCCTCCACACCGATGATCTTGATGTGGGGATTGATCGCTTTGGCAGCCACAGCAATACCAGAGGCCAGACCGCCGCCCCCAATTGGAATCACGATTGCATCAATATGCGGATTATCCGCGAGAATTTCTAGCGCGATAGTCCCTTGTCCAGCAATTACATCCACATCGTCAAAGGGATGGATGAAGGCCACGCGCGACTTCTCAGCAATGGTACGCGCATAGGCGTAGGCAGCGTCGAAGTTTGCTCCCTCTAAGACAACTTCCGCACCATAAGATTGTGTCTTACGGATCTTGGTGAGGGGCGTATTCTCTGGCATACAGATGGTGGCATGGATGCCCAGCTCCTTGGCACTCAAGGCAACCCCTTGTGCGTGATTCCCCGCCGAAGCGGCAATTACCCCGCGTGTTCGCTCCTCGGGGGTCAATTGTAGCAGGCGATTATAGGCGCCACGTAGCTTAAAGCTACCGGTACGTTGGACATTCTCCAGCTTGAGAAAGACCTCTTGTTCTTTATCGCTAAAGAGAAATGATTTCATTAAGGGAGTATGCAGAACGAGCGATTGAATACGCTCCTTTGCTTTAGTAACGTCTAATAATGTGATATTCATCTTCTTATTATAAGCTTATTGTGTGGGTAAATCAAGCCTCTCTTTGGGGATAGGTTACAATTTTTGCTTGAGAAAAGGCTTTTTCGATGAGATCTTCTGCTGCAAGTTGGGTGATAAGGTCGGCTACTTCCTCGATTTTAGGTCGGGTTGCCGGGCGATCGGGAGCAAAGAGCGAACAACAATCGGCTGCCGGAATAATCGAGGTGGCAAAGGTCTTCATCGTTTGGGCAATCTCGATGATCTCTTGCTTATCCATGCCAACACAAGGGCGTAAAACGAGAGCAGGCGAGAGTGCATCGGTAACCTGTAAACTCTCTAGGGTTTGCGAGGCTACTTGCGCGAGCGCTTCCCCAGTAATAATGGCTCTAGCATCTTCTTTTAACATAATGAGACGTGCGATTTTCATCATAAGAATCCGCCCGACAATGGTAGCAAATTCTGCTTTAGGTAATTGATTAATTTTCAGTTGAATTTCAGTAAAATTGATCGTATAAAGCGAGAGTTTTCCACTGTTCCAAGGCGCCAAGGCTTGGGCTAATTGTTCCACTTTTTGGAGCGCCTCCTCCCCCGTATAGGGTGGAGTGTGAAAGTGCACCGCCACTAAATTCATGCCCCTTTTATTCATCATATAGCCAGCCACGGGGCTATCAATACCACCAGAAAGCATCAAAACGCCACGTCCTACCGCACCCACAGGTAATCCCCCAGCGCCATTTCGTTCCTTATGTTTGATAAGATAGAGGTAGACCCGCTCCCGAATCTCCACTTTCACCGTCAACTCTGGCTGATGCAAATCTACTTTCCATTGTGGATAAAGATCCAAAAGCCAT is a window of Entomospira culicis DNA encoding:
- a CDS encoding YbbR-like domain-containing protein; its protein translation is MFAKVVSVLLATLFFFIYRGLDSEQISFSLPIQLTLPEDVVVLEQDASTVKVTLKGRRADIAQFERRNIALSLIIDEFKEGEHSYPIQLAPTVQRHYLKDLRLYLEPATVQIRLEPIIDKLIPIEPVLLGQPAKGFMQSKLILEPDSVIAKGPRSMLERINIIRTQPIDISNQVKSLQTTIDLHINQPKIELSHYQTMLTVEIISQFQFKRTLEIPLTLLNLAEHLELEDINLFYGKITIESKVNNFDAINPNVLSLKLNMEQITQAGLYNLRPELNNLAQLPDDYNIIVNQITIKIKEKES
- the gpmI gene encoding 2,3-bisphosphoglycerate-independent phosphoglycerate mutase produces the protein MKQVETLKKLANWKKRSGPVVFVVMDGVAYGKRKEGDAVANAVMETFAELSSTCPLVKLKAHGEAVGLPSDEDMGNSEVGHNAFGAGRIFAQGAKLVNKSLQEGSMFSGNTWQEAIKTQGVLHFIGLLSDGGVHSNIKHLEAMVKQAKIDGVKVVRIHALLDGRDVPATSALEYFEPFEALLAELNADGTFDAKIASGGGRMYITMDRYNADWPMVERGWHTHVLGEGRQFSSSVEAIKTLRAETSALDQDLPPFVIAKDGKAIGTVQDGDSVILFNYRGDRALEITSAFESGNDFPHFDRIRVPKVFYAGMMEYDGDLHVPKHYLVTPPAIDRTLAEFLCALKLKQYSISETQKFGHITYFFNGNKSGKFDENLETYVEIKGDNVPFEQRPAMKCAEITDAVLEAINSKEYDFIKINYPNGDMVGHTGSYQAAVASLEAMDLNIGRLKKAIEAVGGILVVSADHGNADEMYEFKKDGTVAMENGKPKAKTSHSLNPVPFIIFDPTYQGEYDLKLKEGLGISHVAATLINLLGYEAPSDYDTSIITLK
- the thiI gene encoding tRNA uracil 4-sulfurtransferase ThiI, giving the protein MELFLLRAGEYMLKKGSRPLFEKQMQANLKRSLKPYLQRIIMRDGRIYLQCVEGQRKAVSQILNKTFGIADFHWAKESPLVLNEIKSTLQALLETEGVSDALRFKVDVKRPNKSFPMQSYDLSVALGGWLLDLYPQWKVDLHQPELTVKVEIRERVYLYLIKHKERNGAGGLPVGAVGRGVLMLSGGIDSPVAGYMMNKRGMNLVAVHFHTPPYTGEEALQKVEQLAQALAPWNSGKLSLYTINFTEIQLKINQLPKAEFATIVGRILMMKIARLIMLKEDARAIITGEALAQVASQTLESLQVTDALSPALVLRPCVGMDKQEIIEIAQTMKTFATSIIPAADCCSLFAPDRPATRPKIEEVADLITQLAAEDLIEKAFSQAKIVTYPQREA
- the truA gene encoding tRNA pseudouridine(38-40) synthase TruA gives rise to the protein MALCCNQGRSRIVGARIIQRIKLIIAYNGAQFCGWQEQPIGRSVESVLYRAIRTLPFPVERIQAAGRTDAGVHANGQVVAFSMKKNNIPVHKYPHILNPKLPHDLQVLHSEEVPLLFNPRRDATSRLYCYRIAAQEGLMPTQPNITIIRHALSLSNINILADLFVGTHDFTAFCSSKDMNKTKIRTIYSAQFIAVHNQIHFYIRGNAFLMNMVRQIVGTIIEPIAFETNYQRIKLALLHKDKAMTGPTALPHGLTLEEVSYKKPHSADEE
- a CDS encoding DUF2225 domain-containing protein produces the protein MSDIPKVTYFAKNPLTCPICGHSVIKEELLSGSGRLIAGDLTDELHRKYEKTKKFGTIYPLTYVLPHCSSCHFTAFTPDWQNFKLKMSKQLLMHEQKRAYEMAESILGPLNFDEPRRLEEGIASYLIALFVYEQAAPEMIPIFKQALVTLRGAWLASYLAQEDPEKEETSQQLSAMLYRKAAFYYRYSCELEETTSQGFTKLSFQGPDQDNNFGFDGVLYLAGLLEFKYGQRNNPEARLISLNSVKTIISKIVGSGKASKSKPKDILDLARSLYAAIKAEVESLEHELSKE
- the ilvA gene encoding threonine ammonia-lyase; translated protein: MNITLLDVTKAKERIQSLVLHTPLMKSFLFSDKEQEVFLKLENVQRTGSFKLRGAYNRLLQLTPEERTRGVIAASAGNHAQGVALSAKELGIHATICMPENTPLTKIRKTQSYGAEVVLEGANFDAAYAYARTIAEKSRVAFIHPFDDVDVIAGQGTIALEILADNPHIDAIVIPIGGGGLASGIAVAAKAINPHIKIIGVEAEGAASFNESFQQSRICTLDSVKTLADGIAVKRPGEATYELLSRYLDALVLVNEDEIKQAIMQLLEHHQILVEGAGAVAVAAFMHGKIEKSYRQVALITSGGNLDLSTLSKIVDYGLMQAKRRISFTVELEERASHLHELMHIFEQYNANIYAVSQSRNHANLKFGYQDTDIVLETNGEGHAKKILQAIKKAGFVLRNA
- the rplT gene encoding 50S ribosomal protein L20, whose protein sequence is MPRAVDGTRRKNRRNKILKQAKGYWGTRSKLHRVAKTQLMKSGIYAYRDRRAKKRDFRSLWIARISAGARSQDMSYSRFMDGLKKANIQLNRKALSNLLIEDAKAFESLVVEAKKALA
- the rpmI gene encoding 50S ribosomal protein L35; amino-acid sequence: MASKVKKHKVKSRKAAASRYSVTGSGKKVKFRPQGMRHILTKKPSSRKRKLRQKTVMSGNIMKKIKVMMPY
- a CDS encoding cell division protein ZapA, which codes for MDVHLYTIHLLGVSLTVKTTEDIDYLRKLEKSLLDATVDVQENLGIQDPISVAIMAGFFLSDQLHKKEDLSVDSREERMIQDKILRMSKLMDRILK